In Parasedimentitalea marina, the following are encoded in one genomic region:
- a CDS encoding mannose-1-phosphate guanylyltransferase/mannose-6-phosphate isomerase, whose protein sequence is MTTSETTKITPVLLCGGSGTRLWPLSRKSYPKQFSPLLGDTTLFQASAQRLAGDGYGAPLVLTNSDFRFIVTEQLSEVGIDPGAILIEPEGRNTAPAVLAAALYLHQSDPKALMLVAPSDHVVPDAAAFRAAVTAGEAAARDGQLVTFGIKPTHAETGYGYLELDGDAGDFSPRAIGLKRFVEKPDAATAEAMLAAGNFLWNAGIFLFSVDTIIAAFRAHAPDLMAPVQAAVDQGRPDLGFLRLDPDTWGGAEDISIDYAVMERADNLTVVPFAAGWSDLGGWDAVWRESDRDADGVVAQGAATAIECENSLLRSEDDGLEVVGIGLKNIITVAMPDAVLVADASRAQDVKLAVAALKAKKSTQATAFPKDHRPWGWFESLVIGERFQVKRIVVHPGAALSLQSHHHRSEHWIVVEGTAKVTVDDDVKLVSENQSVYIPLGAVHRMENPGKVPMVLIEVQTGSYLGEDDIIRYEDVYARS, encoded by the coding sequence GTGACAACCAGTGAGACCACCAAGATTACGCCAGTGCTGCTATGCGGGGGTTCCGGCACCCGACTTTGGCCGCTGTCGCGCAAAAGCTACCCCAAACAGTTTTCGCCACTGCTGGGGGATACCACCCTGTTTCAGGCCTCGGCGCAGCGCCTGGCGGGTGACGGCTATGGTGCGCCGCTGGTGCTGACCAACTCGGATTTTCGCTTTATCGTGACCGAGCAACTGTCCGAAGTTGGTATCGATCCCGGTGCTATCCTGATCGAACCCGAGGGGCGAAATACCGCGCCTGCGGTTCTGGCGGCGGCTTTGTATTTGCACCAAAGTGACCCCAAGGCCCTGATGCTGGTGGCGCCTTCCGATCACGTGGTTCCCGATGCGGCGGCGTTTCGGGCCGCGGTGACGGCAGGCGAGGCGGCGGCACGGGACGGCCAGTTGGTGACCTTTGGTATCAAGCCGACCCATGCAGAGACCGGCTATGGTTACCTGGAACTGGACGGTGACGCGGGTGACTTCTCGCCGCGCGCCATCGGGTTGAAGCGGTTTGTTGAAAAACCGGATGCGGCAACCGCCGAGGCAATGTTGGCGGCTGGTAACTTTCTGTGGAACGCCGGGATCTTTCTGTTCTCGGTCGACACGATCATTGCTGCGTTTCGCGCCCATGCGCCGGACCTTATGGCACCGGTTCAGGCCGCAGTTGATCAGGGTCGCCCTGACTTGGGCTTTTTGCGTCTGGACCCTGACACCTGGGGTGGGGCGGAAGATATCTCGATCGATTATGCGGTGATGGAGCGGGCGGACAATCTGACCGTGGTGCCTTTTGCCGCCGGCTGGTCCGATCTGGGCGGCTGGGATGCCGTTTGGCGCGAATCCGATCGCGACGCGGATGGCGTGGTGGCCCAGGGGGCCGCCACGGCGATTGAGTGTGAGAACAGCCTGCTGCGCTCGGAAGATGATGGGCTTGAGGTGGTTGGCATAGGGCTGAAAAATATCATCACTGTGGCGATGCCAGATGCGGTTTTGGTGGCCGATGCATCGCGCGCACAGGACGTCAAACTGGCGGTGGCGGCTTTGAAGGCAAAGAAATCCACTCAGGCGACCGCCTTTCCCAAGGATCACCGCCCCTGGGGTTGGTTTGAAAGTCTGGTGATCGGCGAGCGGTTTCAGGTCAAGCGCATCGTTGTGCATCCCGGTGCGGCGCTCAGCCTGCAAAGCCATCATCACAGGTCCGAACATTGGATCGTGGTCGAAGGCACTGCCAAGGTCACGGTGGACGATGACGTCAAATTGGTGAGCGAAAATCAGTCGGTCTATATCCCACTGGGGGCTGTGCACCGGATGGAAAACCCCGGCAAAGTGCCAATGGTGCTGATCGAGGTTCAGACCGGCAGCTATCTGGGTGAAGACGACATCATACGTTACGAAGATGTCTATGCCCGCAGCTGA